The nucleotide sequence CACGTGTTGCACGGTCAGAGACTCTTCCAGTTCCTCCAGATGAACCACGCCTTCCTTCTCAGCGGTGTCGTAGCGAGCCCATTGTTCGGGCGTCAGGTCAATGTCTGCGTCGCGATAAAGTTTGGGCGGCATGTCTTCGAGCACCATGTCTTTGGTGCGTCGCAAGATGTAGTCCCCCGCCATGCTCGCCATCTGCGACATCGGCATGCCGGTTTGCAAGTACCCCGGTGAGAGAAAGTCAAAGATGCCGACCAAATCATCGGGCGAGTTTTCGACGGGCGTTCCGGTCAGAGCCCACGACCTGGTTCGCGGGATGGCGCGAACGATTTCGCTGGTCGAGTTGTTGATGTTCTTGATCCGCTGGGCTTCGTCGAGCGCCACCAAGTCAAAGTGCAGACCGCCCTCTAGCACGATCTCTTTGTCTCGCATCAACAATTCATAATTGGCAATCTTCACCGGCACATTGGGCTCGCGCCACTGGAACTCGCGCTTGGCCGCGTTGCCTTCGATTGCGACCACAGGGATCTCCGGCGCCCAAACGCTGAACTCACGCAGCCAATTGCTGACCAACGGCTTGGGGCAAACCAACAACACGTTGCGGAGTTCGCCGCTGCACAACAGCATCCGCATCGTGCTGATCGCTTGCATGGTTTTGCCCAGCCCCATCTCATCGGCCAGCACACAGGCATACCGAGGAAACAGGAACGCGATCCCATCGAGCTGATAGGGAAACGGTTCGAACGGAAAGTTCAATTGCCCGCTGCCGACCAGCAAATCCAACGGCGGTTGCAACAGGTAATACAACCGGTCCTGCAACTTCACGATGTCATTGGGCGGCTTGATCCGCGAACGCTTGCCCATCGATTTGCGACGCTTTTTGAAACCTTCGTCCTCGGTTTCGGATTCGCCTTTTCCCTCGGGACCGATGGAACCGGCCACAGCCTGCGTGGGTTTCTCCGCTGGCTTGGGAATCCAAGACGCCGACTCGGGGAACAAGAATCCCGTTGTCTTGGCGACCAGCGGCGGCAATTTGATCGGCACGCGCATCGGTTGCAGTGCCGGCAACGTCCACTCGTTTGTTTCCAACTCAAAAGCCGTCGCGGCATCCCAACTGTTGGTACCGTCGATCTCACACTGCATCGTGGGACGCGGTGCCGAAGCCACTGCCGAATCGGCCGCTGGAGGCGCTGCGTCAGTCGTCAGCATCGAGGGCGTCGACGTCCTGGATGCGTGCGGCGAATCCTCTGCAACCGGAGACGATTTTCGGAACCACACTACGCCGCCCTCGCGATTTGGGACTGAGCCTCTCGGATCGCTTCTCGAATCCGCTCGAAAGGTTCCATCACATCGGGGAAGTCACCCATCTGCTGCGTGACCTGTTCGGCGGCTTCCATTTGTTCCATCGCCACCAGAACCGATGCCCCGCGAACTTTCATGGCGCAATGCCCGTTGGGTTCTCGCGCGACGTAGGCCTTGCCATCGTTTTCCGGCGTGGCGACAAACCCGATCGTGCAACTGGCATCCGCCATCTGCAGGGACTCCGTTTGCTCACACATCAACATGGAGATCGGTGTGCGACATTTCTTCAAGAGCGTGGGTCCGATGACGTCACAGATCAGGTGTTGACGCAGCGTGTTGCCAAACAAGATTTCGTGAGCCTTGGTTGGACGCAGCGGCAACGTGCACTGGAACTCCAGAGGCCGACCGCCTCCGTTGAGGACGAGCAATCCGCCCGTCCAACCGGTGCGTTCTTGTTGAACGATCGTGAAATAACCAAGCGTCGCAGGTGCCAATTTCGACTCCATCGTGGATTCGATCAGATGTTTGATTGGGGTAGGTCATCAAAGTTTCGCGGGCGAAC is from Rhodopirellula islandica and encodes:
- a CDS encoding DEAD/DEAH box helicase codes for the protein MWFRKSSPVAEDSPHASRTSTPSMLTTDAAPPAADSAVASAPRPTMQCEIDGTNSWDAATAFELETNEWTLPALQPMRVPIKLPPLVAKTTGFLFPESASWIPKPAEKPTQAVAGSIGPEGKGESETEDEGFKKRRKSMGKRSRIKPPNDIVKLQDRLYYLLQPPLDLLVGSGQLNFPFEPFPYQLDGIAFLFPRYACVLADEMGLGKTMQAISTMRMLLCSGELRNVLLVCPKPLVSNWLREFSVWAPEIPVVAIEGNAAKREFQWREPNVPVKIANYELLMRDKEIVLEGGLHFDLVALDEAQRIKNINNSTSEIVRAIPRTRSWALTGTPVENSPDDLVGIFDFLSPGYLQTGMPMSQMASMAGDYILRRTKDMVLEDMPPKLYRDADIDLTPEQWARYDTAEKEGVVHLEELEESLTVQHVFELVLRLKQICNFDPVTNSSAKLQRLEADMEEVAASGQKAILFSQWTKTIDKMRPTLERFGPLEYHGKIPHKKREGVIEQFKNDPNSHIILMSYGAGSVGLNLQFCRYVFLFDRWWNPAIEDQAINRAHRIGAAGSVTVTRMMAVNTIEQRIAAVLDQKREMFDMLFADQRDASKNAAGDGPAKSGPLSQAGGLSRDEIFGLFDLRAPGGKKVA